A stretch of the Vidua chalybeata isolate OUT-0048 chromosome Z, bVidCha1 merged haplotype, whole genome shotgun sequence genome encodes the following:
- the LOC128781600 gene encoding uncharacterized protein LOC128781600 isoform X1 has product MPRSTSVKGREEEKGEEDKDDDKSPGAALAQQSEEVEGVQLLQAVEKLPEKKKRTHCHFRRNAQILLNFHKPTDPEDNTRMAPEDMANADFCKAEDCAMLDHGKCCAKIMESGTSRLKKWHTNSMQERKCKYLLEMKWRGEECMVPTIVRDIYQWLSSITDVSAEHRLDKTLREMTLAQPHDVVVTLLRCAPSCDRVAVTMWRAIVSSHGTAEKVLPELLCVLEDWPLHSTSTSDKDDSDVFPLAATRALWEIIHLPERPEMLILYFPCLFVALLFQVFSSTEQMPVKVNAFWRQCQHKHFLPKNPNRFALMTMKALLCELEYEDVVPEVERECGWDTLLSTDTHHHTVGLLARAMLRTSQPLCYRIARCLFRLLRREEARWEVAAMAFLVEILPCLNVKQCGEHILQLFPVYLLRECRVMRLLVLRCLVVLCKRPSMASTMWALTESLTEVLKDEDGEVKGMTLSVLREMLLNRDVPIASSLALQLVEALRPLIDNDMSRVQLLSINLFQAVMNLVEEEGKKPLERILRQSLFPLFRHLHDKNRFVAEASWETLLQVNTFLQERKCKYLLEMKWRGEECMVPTIVRDIYQWLSSITDVSAEHRLDKTLREMTLAQPHDVVVTLLRCAPSCDRVAVTMWRAIVSSHGTAEKVLPELLCVLEDWPLHSTSTSDKDDSDVFPLAATRALWEIIHLPERPEMLILYFPCLFVALLFQVFSSTEQMPVKVNAFWRQCQHKHFLPKNPNRFALMTMKALLCELEYEDVVPEVERECGWDTLLSTDTHHHTVGLLARAMLRTSQPLCYRIARCLFRLLRREEARWEVAAMAFLVEALPCLKLENWDKRILQLVQIYLFKECRPMRLLVLRCLMVLCKRPSMAESMQNLSESLTEVLKDEDREVVWMTLSVLNEMFLNRHLPITSSLALQLAEAFRPLFDNDDSHVQLVSIHLFEAVMQLVEEEGEWPLQDCVHQSLLPLFYHMYDENQFVAEASWETLIQATIFLKKWNLVQLLETEELWRFGECLLEEDRDRADGYLRQSVMYLQSPHKSMREAAIRLTARQDMRKNFRFSIRNLITRTRHFLRPAERNLDSRFRLLQNQRHEAWRRRASLLKNGCSSLWYNVGSQSWRSPHY; this is encoded by the exons ATGCCCAGATCGACCTCGGtgaaggggagggaagaggagaagggggaggagGACAAGGATGATGATAaaagccctggggctgctctaGCACAGCAGTCTGAAGAAGTGGAGGgagtccagctgctgcaggcag TTGAGAAACTGCCAGAAAAGAAGAAGCGCACCCATTGCCACTTCCGCAGAAATGCACAG ATACTTTTGAACTTCCATAAGCCTACTGATCCTGAAGACAATACCAGAATGGCCCCTGAGGACATGGCAAATGCTGACTTCTGTAAAGCAGAGGACTGTGCCATGCTGGATCATGGAAAGTGCTGTGCTAAGATCATGGAAAGTGGCACTTCCAGACTGAAGAAA TGGCACACCAATTCCATGCAAGAGAGGAAGTGCAAGTATCTGTTGGAAATGAAATGGAGAGGTGAAGAGTGCATG GTGCCGACCATTGTGAGGGACATTTACCAGTGGCTCTCATCCATCACGGATGTGTCTGCTGAGCACAGACTAGATAAGACCCTGCGGGAGATGACCCTTGCACAGCCACATGATGTGGTGGTGACCCTTCTGCGGTGTGCCCCATCGTGTGACAG AGTTGCTGTGACCATGTGGAGGGCAATTGTCTCCTCACATGGAACTGCAGAGAAGGTGCTGCCAGAGCTCCTCTGTGTGCTGGAGGACTGGCCGCTGCACAGCACATCCACCTCCGATAAGGACGACTCAGATGTCTTTCCTCTGGCC GCAACCAGAGCACTGTGGGAGATCATTCACCTGCCTGAGCGCCCAGAGATGTtgattctgtattttccttgcCTCTTTGTGGCCCTGCTCTTCCAAGTtttctccagcacagagcagatgcCAGTGAAAGTCAATGCCTTCTGGAGGCAATGTCAGCACAAGCACTTCCTGCCCAAGAACCCCAACAG atTTGCATTGATGACCATGAAAGCACTGCTCTGTGAGCTTGAGTATGAGGATGTGGTGCCTGAAGTTGAACGTGAGTGTGGCTGGGACACACTCCTCAGCACTGACACCCACCACCATACAGTGGGTCTTCTGGCCAG AGCAATGCTCAGGACCTCACAGCCTTTGTGTTACCGGATTGCACGCTGCCTGTTCAGGCTGCTCCGCAGAGAGGAGGCACGCTGGGAGGTGGCTGCCATGGCCTTCCTTGTTGAG ATCCTGCCTTGCCTTAACGTAAAGCAATGCGGTGAACACATCCTACAGCTTTTCCCAGTCTACCTATTGAGGGAATGCAGAGTGATGCGTCTCCTGGTGCTCAGATGCCTCGTGGTACTCTGCAAGAGACCCTCTATG GCCAGCACAATGTGGGCCCTGACTGAAAGCCTCACAGAGGTGCTGAAGGATGAAGACGGGGAGGTGAAGGGGATGACACTCTCTGTGCTAAGAGAGATGCTCCTGAACAGAGATGTGCCAATTGCCAGTTCTCTCGCTCTGCAGCTGGTTGAGGCACTTCGGCCACTCATTGACAAT GATATGAGCCGtgtgcagctgctctccattAACCTCTTTCAAGCAGTGATGAATTTGGtagaggaagagggaaaaaagcccctAGAGAGAATTTTACGCCAGAGCCTGTTCCCACTGTTCCGCCACTTGCATGATAAGAACCGGTTTGTGGCAGAG GCCTCCTGGGAAACTCTGCTTCAAGTTAACACATTCCTGCAAGAAAGGAAGTGCAAGTATCTGTTGGAAATGAAATGGAGAGGTGAAGAGTGCATG GTGCCGACCATTGTGAGGGACATTTACCAGTGGCTCTCATCCATCACGGATGTGTCTGCTGAGCACAGACTAGATAAGACCCTGCGGGAGATGACCCTTGCACAGCCACATGATGTGGTGGTGACCCTTCTGCGGTGTGCCCCATCGTGTGACAG AGTTGCTGTGACCATGTGGAGGGCAATTGTCTCCTCACATGGAACTGCAGAGAAGGTGCTGCCAGAGCTCCTCTGTGTGCTGGAGGACTGGCCGCTGCACAGCACATCCACCTCCGATAAGGACGACTCAGATGTCTTTCCTCTGGCC GCAACCAGAGCACTGTGGGAGATCATTCACCTGCCTGAGCGCCCAGAGATGTtgattctgtattttccttgcCTCTTTGTGGCCCTGCTCTTCCAAGTtttctccagcacagagcagatgcCAGTGAAAGTCAATGCCTTCTGGAGGCAATGTCAGCACAAGCACTTCCTGCCCAAGAACCCCAACAG atTTGCATTGATGACCATGAAAGCACTGCTCTGTGAGCTTGAGTATGAGGATGTGGTGCCTGAAGTTGAACGTGAGTGTGGCTGGGACACACTCCTCAGCACTGACACCCACCACCATACAGTGGGTCTTCTGGCCAG AGCAATGCTCAGGACCTCACAGCCTTTGTGTTACCGGATTGCACGCTGCCTGTTCAGGCTGCTCCGCAGAGAGGAGGCACGCTGGGAGGTGGCTGCCATGGCCTTCCTTGTTGAG GCCCTGCCTTGCCTTAAGTTAGAGAACTGGGACAAACGCATCCTACAGCTTGTCCAAATCTACCTATTCAAGGAGTGCAGACCAATGCGTCTCCTGGTGCTCAGATGCCTCATGGTACTCTGCAAGAGACCTTCTATG GCTGAAAGCATGCAAAACCTGAGTGAAAGCCTCACCGAGGTGCTGAAGGATGAAGACAGGGAGGTGGTGTGGATGACACTCTCTGTGCTAAATGAGATGTTCCTGAACAGACATCTGCCAATTACTAGTTcccttgctctgcagctggctgAGGCATTCCGGCCACTCTTTGACAAT GATGACAGCCATGTGCAGCTGGTCTCCATTCACCTCTTTGAAGCAGTGATGCAGTTAgtagaggaagaaggagaatgGCCCCTGCAGGACTGCGTGCACCAGAGCCTGCTCCCGCTGTTCTACCACATGTATGATGAGAACCAGTTTGTGGCAGAG gcctCTTGGGAAACCCTGATTCAAGCAACGATATTCCTGAAGAAGTGGAATcttgtgcagctcctggagacAGAAGAGCTGTGGAGGTTTGGCGAGTGTCTG CTGGAAGAGGACAGAGACAGAGCAGATGGGTACCTGCGCCAGTCCGTGATGTACCTGCAGAGCCCACACAAGTCCATGCGAGAGGCAGCCATCAGGCTCACTG CCCGTCAAGATATGAGAAAGAACTTTCGGTTCTCCATCCGTAACCTCATAACTCGAACCCGGCACTTTCTAAGACCTGCAGAGAGAAATCTTGACTCCAGATTCAGGCTGCTGCAAAACCAGCGCCATGAGGCATGGAGGAGGCGAGCTTCTCTCTTGAAAAATGGCTGCTCTTCTCTCTGGTACAATGTTGGGTCACAAAGCTGGAGGTCCCCGCACTACTGA
- the LOC128781600 gene encoding uncharacterized protein LOC128781600 isoform X2 translates to MPRSTSVKGREEEKGEEDKDDDKSPGAALAQQSEEVEGVQLLQAVEKLPEKKKRTHCHFRRNAQILLNFHKPTDPEDNTRMAPEDMANADFCKAEDCAMLDHGKCCAKIMESGTSRLKKVPTIVRDIYQWLSSITDVSAEHRLDKTLREMTLAQPHDVVVTLLRCAPSCDRVAVTMWRAIVSSHGTAEKVLPELLCVLEDWPLHSTSTSDKDDSDVFPLAATRALWEIIHLPERPEMLILYFPCLFVALLFQVFSSTEQMPVKVNAFWRQCQHKHFLPKNPNRFALMTMKALLCELEYEDVVPEVERECGWDTLLSTDTHHHTVGLLARAMLRTSQPLCYRIARCLFRLLRREEARWEVAAMAFLVEILPCLNVKQCGEHILQLFPVYLLRECRVMRLLVLRCLVVLCKRPSMASTMWALTESLTEVLKDEDGEVKGMTLSVLREMLLNRDVPIASSLALQLVEALRPLIDNDMSRVQLLSINLFQAVMNLVEEEGKKPLERILRQSLFPLFRHLHDKNRFVAEASWETLLQVNTFLQERKCKYLLEMKWRGEECMVPTIVRDIYQWLSSITDVSAEHRLDKTLREMTLAQPHDVVVTLLRCAPSCDRVAVTMWRAIVSSHGTAEKVLPELLCVLEDWPLHSTSTSDKDDSDVFPLAATRALWEIIHLPERPEMLILYFPCLFVALLFQVFSSTEQMPVKVNAFWRQCQHKHFLPKNPNRFALMTMKALLCELEYEDVVPEVERECGWDTLLSTDTHHHTVGLLARAMLRTSQPLCYRIARCLFRLLRREEARWEVAAMAFLVEALPCLKLENWDKRILQLVQIYLFKECRPMRLLVLRCLMVLCKRPSMAESMQNLSESLTEVLKDEDREVVWMTLSVLNEMFLNRHLPITSSLALQLAEAFRPLFDNDDSHVQLVSIHLFEAVMQLVEEEGEWPLQDCVHQSLLPLFYHMYDENQFVAEASWETLIQATIFLKKWNLVQLLETEELWRFGECLLEEDRDRADGYLRQSVMYLQSPHKSMREAAIRLTARQDMRKNFRFSIRNLITRTRHFLRPAERNLDSRFRLLQNQRHEAWRRRASLLKNGCSSLWYNVGSQSWRSPHY, encoded by the exons ATGCCCAGATCGACCTCGGtgaaggggagggaagaggagaagggggaggagGACAAGGATGATGATAaaagccctggggctgctctaGCACAGCAGTCTGAAGAAGTGGAGGgagtccagctgctgcaggcag TTGAGAAACTGCCAGAAAAGAAGAAGCGCACCCATTGCCACTTCCGCAGAAATGCACAG ATACTTTTGAACTTCCATAAGCCTACTGATCCTGAAGACAATACCAGAATGGCCCCTGAGGACATGGCAAATGCTGACTTCTGTAAAGCAGAGGACTGTGCCATGCTGGATCATGGAAAGTGCTGTGCTAAGATCATGGAAAGTGGCACTTCCAGACTGAAGAAA GTGCCGACCATTGTGAGGGACATTTACCAGTGGCTCTCATCCATCACGGATGTGTCTGCTGAGCACAGACTAGATAAGACCCTGCGGGAGATGACCCTTGCACAGCCACATGATGTGGTGGTGACCCTTCTGCGGTGTGCCCCATCGTGTGACAG AGTTGCTGTGACCATGTGGAGGGCAATTGTCTCCTCACATGGAACTGCAGAGAAGGTGCTGCCAGAGCTCCTCTGTGTGCTGGAGGACTGGCCGCTGCACAGCACATCCACCTCCGATAAGGACGACTCAGATGTCTTTCCTCTGGCC GCAACCAGAGCACTGTGGGAGATCATTCACCTGCCTGAGCGCCCAGAGATGTtgattctgtattttccttgcCTCTTTGTGGCCCTGCTCTTCCAAGTtttctccagcacagagcagatgcCAGTGAAAGTCAATGCCTTCTGGAGGCAATGTCAGCACAAGCACTTCCTGCCCAAGAACCCCAACAG atTTGCATTGATGACCATGAAAGCACTGCTCTGTGAGCTTGAGTATGAGGATGTGGTGCCTGAAGTTGAACGTGAGTGTGGCTGGGACACACTCCTCAGCACTGACACCCACCACCATACAGTGGGTCTTCTGGCCAG AGCAATGCTCAGGACCTCACAGCCTTTGTGTTACCGGATTGCACGCTGCCTGTTCAGGCTGCTCCGCAGAGAGGAGGCACGCTGGGAGGTGGCTGCCATGGCCTTCCTTGTTGAG ATCCTGCCTTGCCTTAACGTAAAGCAATGCGGTGAACACATCCTACAGCTTTTCCCAGTCTACCTATTGAGGGAATGCAGAGTGATGCGTCTCCTGGTGCTCAGATGCCTCGTGGTACTCTGCAAGAGACCCTCTATG GCCAGCACAATGTGGGCCCTGACTGAAAGCCTCACAGAGGTGCTGAAGGATGAAGACGGGGAGGTGAAGGGGATGACACTCTCTGTGCTAAGAGAGATGCTCCTGAACAGAGATGTGCCAATTGCCAGTTCTCTCGCTCTGCAGCTGGTTGAGGCACTTCGGCCACTCATTGACAAT GATATGAGCCGtgtgcagctgctctccattAACCTCTTTCAAGCAGTGATGAATTTGGtagaggaagagggaaaaaagcccctAGAGAGAATTTTACGCCAGAGCCTGTTCCCACTGTTCCGCCACTTGCATGATAAGAACCGGTTTGTGGCAGAG GCCTCCTGGGAAACTCTGCTTCAAGTTAACACATTCCTGCAAGAAAGGAAGTGCAAGTATCTGTTGGAAATGAAATGGAGAGGTGAAGAGTGCATG GTGCCGACCATTGTGAGGGACATTTACCAGTGGCTCTCATCCATCACGGATGTGTCTGCTGAGCACAGACTAGATAAGACCCTGCGGGAGATGACCCTTGCACAGCCACATGATGTGGTGGTGACCCTTCTGCGGTGTGCCCCATCGTGTGACAG AGTTGCTGTGACCATGTGGAGGGCAATTGTCTCCTCACATGGAACTGCAGAGAAGGTGCTGCCAGAGCTCCTCTGTGTGCTGGAGGACTGGCCGCTGCACAGCACATCCACCTCCGATAAGGACGACTCAGATGTCTTTCCTCTGGCC GCAACCAGAGCACTGTGGGAGATCATTCACCTGCCTGAGCGCCCAGAGATGTtgattctgtattttccttgcCTCTTTGTGGCCCTGCTCTTCCAAGTtttctccagcacagagcagatgcCAGTGAAAGTCAATGCCTTCTGGAGGCAATGTCAGCACAAGCACTTCCTGCCCAAGAACCCCAACAG atTTGCATTGATGACCATGAAAGCACTGCTCTGTGAGCTTGAGTATGAGGATGTGGTGCCTGAAGTTGAACGTGAGTGTGGCTGGGACACACTCCTCAGCACTGACACCCACCACCATACAGTGGGTCTTCTGGCCAG AGCAATGCTCAGGACCTCACAGCCTTTGTGTTACCGGATTGCACGCTGCCTGTTCAGGCTGCTCCGCAGAGAGGAGGCACGCTGGGAGGTGGCTGCCATGGCCTTCCTTGTTGAG GCCCTGCCTTGCCTTAAGTTAGAGAACTGGGACAAACGCATCCTACAGCTTGTCCAAATCTACCTATTCAAGGAGTGCAGACCAATGCGTCTCCTGGTGCTCAGATGCCTCATGGTACTCTGCAAGAGACCTTCTATG GCTGAAAGCATGCAAAACCTGAGTGAAAGCCTCACCGAGGTGCTGAAGGATGAAGACAGGGAGGTGGTGTGGATGACACTCTCTGTGCTAAATGAGATGTTCCTGAACAGACATCTGCCAATTACTAGTTcccttgctctgcagctggctgAGGCATTCCGGCCACTCTTTGACAAT GATGACAGCCATGTGCAGCTGGTCTCCATTCACCTCTTTGAAGCAGTGATGCAGTTAgtagaggaagaaggagaatgGCCCCTGCAGGACTGCGTGCACCAGAGCCTGCTCCCGCTGTTCTACCACATGTATGATGAGAACCAGTTTGTGGCAGAG gcctCTTGGGAAACCCTGATTCAAGCAACGATATTCCTGAAGAAGTGGAATcttgtgcagctcctggagacAGAAGAGCTGTGGAGGTTTGGCGAGTGTCTG CTGGAAGAGGACAGAGACAGAGCAGATGGGTACCTGCGCCAGTCCGTGATGTACCTGCAGAGCCCACACAAGTCCATGCGAGAGGCAGCCATCAGGCTCACTG CCCGTCAAGATATGAGAAAGAACTTTCGGTTCTCCATCCGTAACCTCATAACTCGAACCCGGCACTTTCTAAGACCTGCAGAGAGAAATCTTGACTCCAGATTCAGGCTGCTGCAAAACCAGCGCCATGAGGCATGGAGGAGGCGAGCTTCTCTCTTGAAAAATGGCTGCTCTTCTCTCTGGTACAATGTTGGGTCACAAAGCTGGAGGTCCCCGCACTACTGA
- the LOC128781600 gene encoding maestro heat-like repeat family member 5 isoform X3, which yields MAPEDMANADFCKAEDCAMLDHGKCCAKIMESGTSRLKKWHTNSMQERKCKYLLEMKWRGEECMVPTIVRDIYQWLSSITDVSAEHRLDKTLREMTLAQPHDVVVTLLRCAPSCDRVAVTMWRAIVSSHGTAEKVLPELLCVLEDWPLHSTSTSDKDDSDVFPLAATRALWEIIHLPERPEMLILYFPCLFVALLFQVFSSTEQMPVKVNAFWRQCQHKHFLPKNPNRFALMTMKALLCELEYEDVVPEVERECGWDTLLSTDTHHHTVGLLARAMLRTSQPLCYRIARCLFRLLRREEARWEVAAMAFLVEILPCLNVKQCGEHILQLFPVYLLRECRVMRLLVLRCLVVLCKRPSMASTMWALTESLTEVLKDEDGEVKGMTLSVLREMLLNRDVPIASSLALQLVEALRPLIDNDMSRVQLLSINLFQAVMNLVEEEGKKPLERILRQSLFPLFRHLHDKNRFVAEASWETLLQVNTFLQERKCKYLLEMKWRGEECMVPTIVRDIYQWLSSITDVSAEHRLDKTLREMTLAQPHDVVVTLLRCAPSCDRVAVTMWRAIVSSHGTAEKVLPELLCVLEDWPLHSTSTSDKDDSDVFPLAATRALWEIIHLPERPEMLILYFPCLFVALLFQVFSSTEQMPVKVNAFWRQCQHKHFLPKNPNRFALMTMKALLCELEYEDVVPEVERECGWDTLLSTDTHHHTVGLLARAMLRTSQPLCYRIARCLFRLLRREEARWEVAAMAFLVEALPCLKLENWDKRILQLVQIYLFKECRPMRLLVLRCLMVLCKRPSMAESMQNLSESLTEVLKDEDREVVWMTLSVLNEMFLNRHLPITSSLALQLAEAFRPLFDNDDSHVQLVSIHLFEAVMQLVEEEGEWPLQDCVHQSLLPLFYHMYDENQFVAEASWETLIQATIFLKKWNLVQLLETEELWRFGECLLEEDRDRADGYLRQSVMYLQSPHKSMREAAIRLTARQDMRKNFRFSIRNLITRTRHFLRPAERNLDSRFRLLQNQRHEAWRRRASLLKNGCSSLWYNVGSQSWRSPHY from the exons ATGGCCCCTGAGGACATGGCAAATGCTGACTTCTGTAAAGCAGAGGACTGTGCCATGCTGGATCATGGAAAGTGCTGTGCTAAGATCATGGAAAGTGGCACTTCCAGACTGAAGAAA TGGCACACCAATTCCATGCAAGAGAGGAAGTGCAAGTATCTGTTGGAAATGAAATGGAGAGGTGAAGAGTGCATG GTGCCGACCATTGTGAGGGACATTTACCAGTGGCTCTCATCCATCACGGATGTGTCTGCTGAGCACAGACTAGATAAGACCCTGCGGGAGATGACCCTTGCACAGCCACATGATGTGGTGGTGACCCTTCTGCGGTGTGCCCCATCGTGTGACAG AGTTGCTGTGACCATGTGGAGGGCAATTGTCTCCTCACATGGAACTGCAGAGAAGGTGCTGCCAGAGCTCCTCTGTGTGCTGGAGGACTGGCCGCTGCACAGCACATCCACCTCCGATAAGGACGACTCAGATGTCTTTCCTCTGGCC GCAACCAGAGCACTGTGGGAGATCATTCACCTGCCTGAGCGCCCAGAGATGTtgattctgtattttccttgcCTCTTTGTGGCCCTGCTCTTCCAAGTtttctccagcacagagcagatgcCAGTGAAAGTCAATGCCTTCTGGAGGCAATGTCAGCACAAGCACTTCCTGCCCAAGAACCCCAACAG atTTGCATTGATGACCATGAAAGCACTGCTCTGTGAGCTTGAGTATGAGGATGTGGTGCCTGAAGTTGAACGTGAGTGTGGCTGGGACACACTCCTCAGCACTGACACCCACCACCATACAGTGGGTCTTCTGGCCAG AGCAATGCTCAGGACCTCACAGCCTTTGTGTTACCGGATTGCACGCTGCCTGTTCAGGCTGCTCCGCAGAGAGGAGGCACGCTGGGAGGTGGCTGCCATGGCCTTCCTTGTTGAG ATCCTGCCTTGCCTTAACGTAAAGCAATGCGGTGAACACATCCTACAGCTTTTCCCAGTCTACCTATTGAGGGAATGCAGAGTGATGCGTCTCCTGGTGCTCAGATGCCTCGTGGTACTCTGCAAGAGACCCTCTATG GCCAGCACAATGTGGGCCCTGACTGAAAGCCTCACAGAGGTGCTGAAGGATGAAGACGGGGAGGTGAAGGGGATGACACTCTCTGTGCTAAGAGAGATGCTCCTGAACAGAGATGTGCCAATTGCCAGTTCTCTCGCTCTGCAGCTGGTTGAGGCACTTCGGCCACTCATTGACAAT GATATGAGCCGtgtgcagctgctctccattAACCTCTTTCAAGCAGTGATGAATTTGGtagaggaagagggaaaaaagcccctAGAGAGAATTTTACGCCAGAGCCTGTTCCCACTGTTCCGCCACTTGCATGATAAGAACCGGTTTGTGGCAGAG GCCTCCTGGGAAACTCTGCTTCAAGTTAACACATTCCTGCAAGAAAGGAAGTGCAAGTATCTGTTGGAAATGAAATGGAGAGGTGAAGAGTGCATG GTGCCGACCATTGTGAGGGACATTTACCAGTGGCTCTCATCCATCACGGATGTGTCTGCTGAGCACAGACTAGATAAGACCCTGCGGGAGATGACCCTTGCACAGCCACATGATGTGGTGGTGACCCTTCTGCGGTGTGCCCCATCGTGTGACAG AGTTGCTGTGACCATGTGGAGGGCAATTGTCTCCTCACATGGAACTGCAGAGAAGGTGCTGCCAGAGCTCCTCTGTGTGCTGGAGGACTGGCCGCTGCACAGCACATCCACCTCCGATAAGGACGACTCAGATGTCTTTCCTCTGGCC GCAACCAGAGCACTGTGGGAGATCATTCACCTGCCTGAGCGCCCAGAGATGTtgattctgtattttccttgcCTCTTTGTGGCCCTGCTCTTCCAAGTtttctccagcacagagcagatgcCAGTGAAAGTCAATGCCTTCTGGAGGCAATGTCAGCACAAGCACTTCCTGCCCAAGAACCCCAACAG atTTGCATTGATGACCATGAAAGCACTGCTCTGTGAGCTTGAGTATGAGGATGTGGTGCCTGAAGTTGAACGTGAGTGTGGCTGGGACACACTCCTCAGCACTGACACCCACCACCATACAGTGGGTCTTCTGGCCAG AGCAATGCTCAGGACCTCACAGCCTTTGTGTTACCGGATTGCACGCTGCCTGTTCAGGCTGCTCCGCAGAGAGGAGGCACGCTGGGAGGTGGCTGCCATGGCCTTCCTTGTTGAG GCCCTGCCTTGCCTTAAGTTAGAGAACTGGGACAAACGCATCCTACAGCTTGTCCAAATCTACCTATTCAAGGAGTGCAGACCAATGCGTCTCCTGGTGCTCAGATGCCTCATGGTACTCTGCAAGAGACCTTCTATG GCTGAAAGCATGCAAAACCTGAGTGAAAGCCTCACCGAGGTGCTGAAGGATGAAGACAGGGAGGTGGTGTGGATGACACTCTCTGTGCTAAATGAGATGTTCCTGAACAGACATCTGCCAATTACTAGTTcccttgctctgcagctggctgAGGCATTCCGGCCACTCTTTGACAAT GATGACAGCCATGTGCAGCTGGTCTCCATTCACCTCTTTGAAGCAGTGATGCAGTTAgtagaggaagaaggagaatgGCCCCTGCAGGACTGCGTGCACCAGAGCCTGCTCCCGCTGTTCTACCACATGTATGATGAGAACCAGTTTGTGGCAGAG gcctCTTGGGAAACCCTGATTCAAGCAACGATATTCCTGAAGAAGTGGAATcttgtgcagctcctggagacAGAAGAGCTGTGGAGGTTTGGCGAGTGTCTG CTGGAAGAGGACAGAGACAGAGCAGATGGGTACCTGCGCCAGTCCGTGATGTACCTGCAGAGCCCACACAAGTCCATGCGAGAGGCAGCCATCAGGCTCACTG CCCGTCAAGATATGAGAAAGAACTTTCGGTTCTCCATCCGTAACCTCATAACTCGAACCCGGCACTTTCTAAGACCTGCAGAGAGAAATCTTGACTCCAGATTCAGGCTGCTGCAAAACCAGCGCCATGAGGCATGGAGGAGGCGAGCTTCTCTCTTGAAAAATGGCTGCTCTTCTCTCTGGTACAATGTTGGGTCACAAAGCTGGAGGTCCCCGCACTACTGA